The [Chlorobium] sp. 445 region GTTTTAAGAAGAAGTATGAGCGTGCGGGTGTTCTCAAAGAGTATCGTCGTCGCACGTATTTCACAAAGCCTTCAGTTGAAATGCGTTTGAAGAAATTGCGCAGTAAGCGTCGTGCACAACGCGCCAATGAAGAGATGAATTCATAAGTGGCGTCGGCAGCAAGAGACCGGCAGTTCATCATCGTATTAGAAGATAACAAGCGAGCCTTTGTGCTCGCTTTTCATTTTAGGTGTGCTTTCTGAAGCGTGTGCAACTATGTAATGAGGTAACAGTTAGACACAAAAGCGACCGAATCGGTTATGCTAAACCAAACAAAACCGCCACGCAGAGTTGTATAGATGCGCGTAAGCCGATAAGTTAGCAGTGCAATGAGTTGTGGTGAGTGAGATATATTAAGTGTGCGAGCCGACTCAGCGCAAAAAAAAGAGTATTTCAACAACCTTATCTGAGAAAAGGAGAATATCTATGGCGCTCTTTGGTGCAGCAGAAGCAACCATCGCCCGCTCAGATTACGAAGTTACGCTGGAAGGCGGCACGAGCACATGGGGAACACTTAAAGCGCGAGCTACCATCAATGTCACGCCCGCGATTCCCTTGCTTCCGACCGACCTTAACATCAAACTCAAATGTAAGCCGATTGGCGATAGCAAAGATGTAGTCCGGTTTTCATGCCTTATTGAGACTGTCGTGGACAGTACGGTCAAGAAACTCACAGTGGAAGCCGATATCGCCAATGAAACGGAAGAGCGGCGTGTTGCGGTAGGCGACGGTGTGGTTACAGTAGGCGATTTCAGCCATGCCTTCTCGTTTGAAGGCTCTGTCGTCAATTTGTATTACTATAAGTCTGATGTGATTCGTCGTAACATTCCAAACCCACGTTACTTGCAAGGACGTCAGTTCCATGACATCTTGATGAAAATTCCGCTCGAAAACGACGACCTGATTTCAACTTGGGAAGCAACACTGTCTAGCATTCGGAATTCAGGTCCGAATTTCGGCGACTGGATTCGTGATTTCTGGTTCATTGGTCCTGCACGTAACGCCCTTGATGAAGGTGGACAACGCATCTCCAATCTGGAGGTGGTGCGCATTGGCACAGAAGGCTCTGCGCAGGAACCGCTTGGGGTCTCCAACTGGCGATTCTCGAATGCAGGCTCTGGTGTCGTTGATGCGATCTCCCGTTGGGTTGAACTTTTCCCCGTAGAAAAACTTTTGGGCCGAGAAGCCCGAATTGAAGGCGCATTTAGTTCTGACTCTCAAGGCATTGAGGTCAAGGTTGATGGCGAATTGCC contains the following coding sequences:
- a CDS encoding bacteriochlorophyll a protein, which translates into the protein MALFGAAEATIARSDYEVTLEGGTSTWGTLKARATINVTPAIPLLPTDLNIKLKCKPIGDSKDVVRFSCLIETVVDSTVKKLTVEADIANETEERRVAVGDGVVTVGDFSHAFSFEGSVVNLYYYKSDVIRRNIPNPRYLQGRQFHDILMKIPLENDDLISTWEATLSSIRNSGPNFGDWIRDFWFIGPARNALDEGGQRISNLEVVRIGTEGSAQEPLGVSNWRFSNAGSGVVDAISRWVELFPVEKLLGREARIEGAFSSDSQGIEVKVDGELPGLSIDAGGGLRRVLNHPLIPIIHHGIVGKYNDFRVDTQLTITLPKGFKIRYAAPQYRYQNNETYKWYGGTYAKWVEHICKGGTGQFEVLYAQ
- the rpsU gene encoding 30S ribosomal protein S21; the protein is MVGVQIMEGESIDKMLKRFKKKYERAGVLKEYRRRTYFTKPSVEMRLKKLRSKRRAQRANEEMNS